A genomic stretch from Chitinivorax tropicus includes:
- a CDS encoding lipopolysaccharide biosynthesis protein, translating into MSNLRSQVVSGLRWTAGARIVSQVFTWAMTIIVIRLLTPGDYGLLAMANIFVAFLMLMSEIGLGLSIVQADKVELPELRQIFGLVILSNMSLCVLLLVLAPLIASFFNEPRLTMVIQALAAQFPLVALTSIPKALLERKMDFKPASMLEAISAIINGVVVLLLAYWGYGVWALVWGNLVGLLLRAIGFQIMSPFREWPTFSLAGMRRFVFFGGHVTLARMLWFFYSQVDSFIVGKLLGKEPLGIYSVSMHLAGLPVARVSSVLNQVAMPAFSRVQNDLGAASAHFLKAARLMAFVVFPVSWGMSAVAPELVDLLMGKHWAGAAMPLLLLCLIMPFRMLSSMIPAAVQGLGRPEVSVMNQISACVVMPIAFVIGSQWGLLGISIAWVLGFPLVLLGNLFRAMPVVGLTVWQLVRSQVPPAICAGGMWGAVELLRLVVGDLALIPRLSLLVASGGAMYVLLAWSINRAGCQEALGFFRRKG; encoded by the coding sequence ATGAGTAATCTACGTTCGCAAGTGGTATCGGGCCTGCGTTGGACGGCAGGTGCGCGGATCGTGTCACAGGTCTTCACCTGGGCGATGACCATCATTGTCATCCGGCTGCTGACACCGGGTGACTATGGCCTGTTGGCCATGGCCAATATCTTCGTGGCCTTTCTGATGCTGATGTCCGAGATCGGTCTGGGGCTGTCGATCGTGCAGGCGGATAAGGTCGAGCTGCCGGAGCTGCGGCAGATCTTCGGTTTGGTCATCCTCTCCAACATGAGCTTGTGCGTGTTGTTGTTGGTGTTGGCGCCATTGATTGCCAGCTTTTTCAACGAGCCGCGCCTGACCATGGTGATTCAGGCGCTGGCGGCGCAGTTCCCGCTGGTCGCCTTGACCTCCATTCCCAAAGCCCTGCTGGAACGCAAGATGGACTTCAAACCTGCCTCGATGTTGGAGGCCATCAGCGCCATCATCAATGGGGTGGTGGTGCTGCTACTGGCCTATTGGGGCTATGGAGTGTGGGCGCTGGTGTGGGGCAATCTGGTCGGGCTGCTGCTGCGGGCGATCGGCTTTCAGATCATGTCGCCTTTTCGCGAGTGGCCTACCTTCAGCTTGGCAGGCATGCGGCGCTTTGTGTTTTTTGGCGGGCATGTCACGCTGGCCCGTATGTTGTGGTTTTTTTATTCACAGGTTGATTCCTTCATCGTCGGCAAATTGCTGGGCAAAGAGCCGCTGGGTATCTATTCGGTGTCCATGCATCTGGCTGGATTACCAGTGGCGCGGGTGTCGTCGGTGTTGAATCAGGTTGCCATGCCAGCCTTCTCACGGGTGCAGAATGACCTGGGCGCAGCCAGTGCCCACTTTCTGAAAGCAGCACGGCTGATGGCGTTCGTGGTGTTCCCCGTATCATGGGGAATGTCGGCGGTCGCACCAGAGCTGGTCGATCTGCTGATGGGTAAGCATTGGGCGGGCGCGGCCATGCCGTTGCTATTGCTGTGCCTGATCATGCCGTTTCGCATGTTGAGCAGCATGATTCCGGCTGCAGTACAGGGATTGGGCAGGCCAGAGGTGTCGGTGATGAATCAGATCTCCGCCTGTGTGGTCATGCCGATAGCGTTCGTGATCGGCTCGCAGTGGGGCCTGCTGGGAATCAGCATTGCCTGGGTATTGGGCTTCCCGCTGGTGCTGTTGGGCAATCTGTTCCGGGCCATGCCGGTGGTGGGGCTGACCGTGTGGCAATTGGTGCGCAGCCAGGTCCCCCCGGCCATCTGCGCCGGTGGCATGTGGGGCGCGGTGGAATTGCTCAGGTTGGTGGTGGGCGACTTGGCGCTCATTCCACGGCTGTCGCTGCTGGTTGCCAGCGGCGGCGCCATGTACGTGTTGTTGGCTTGGTCGATCAACCGGGCCGGCTGCCAGGAGGCGCTCGGTTTTTTCCGGCGCAAGGGCTGA
- a CDS encoding PLP-dependent aminotransferase family protein yields MFSERIERLSGSLIREILSLTQRPGMISFAGGLPASHMMPCFDFTQLPAELRQYGPSEGEPILREKIAEHVRQLGIQATAEQVLVLSGSQQALDLVAKLFIDPGTPMLVEAPTYLAALQNFKLFGADLHELPLSAAGIDPEQLRQTAQRTRPACCYLIPTFQNPSGYCYSPETRAAVSQVLDDLMLPLIEDEPYRELAYDAVERRPLCAGLKQAPFIYCGSFSKTATPGLRVGYLVASPKLMPYLIKLKQAADLHTNRVGQYVLAKWLDTPDYHAHIATIRQYYRQQRDTMIDALNRHCQELAEWETPPGGLFIWARLRKPLDTREILKTTMARNVAFMPGEPFFATPVDTAGCIRLNFSHASADAVEQGIAIIKDALQDAFVNLKS; encoded by the coding sequence ATGTTTTCCGAGCGCATCGAACGTCTATCGGGCTCGCTGATCCGCGAGATCCTGTCTCTCACTCAACGACCAGGCATGATTTCCTTTGCTGGCGGCCTCCCCGCCAGCCATATGATGCCTTGTTTCGATTTCACTCAACTGCCTGCCGAGCTTCGCCAGTATGGGCCCAGCGAAGGCGAGCCGATTCTGCGGGAAAAGATTGCTGAACATGTTCGGCAGCTGGGTATCCAGGCCACGGCTGAACAAGTGCTTGTCCTATCTGGCTCGCAACAGGCCCTCGACCTTGTTGCCAAATTATTCATCGACCCAGGTACGCCCATGCTGGTCGAGGCGCCAACCTATCTGGCCGCACTTCAGAACTTCAAGCTGTTTGGTGCAGACCTACACGAGCTGCCGCTGAGCGCGGCTGGCATCGACCCAGAACAATTGCGGCAGACGGCGCAACGCACCCGTCCAGCCTGCTGTTATCTGATCCCTACCTTTCAGAACCCATCGGGCTACTGCTACAGCCCTGAGACCCGTGCAGCGGTATCGCAGGTGTTGGATGATTTGATGCTCCCGTTGATTGAAGATGAACCCTATCGTGAACTTGCCTATGATGCCGTTGAGCGTCGCCCGCTTTGTGCCGGCTTGAAACAAGCGCCTTTCATCTATTGCGGAAGCTTCTCGAAAACGGCCACGCCAGGGCTTCGGGTGGGCTATCTGGTGGCCAGCCCCAAACTGATGCCGTATCTGATCAAGCTCAAGCAGGCCGCCGATCTGCATACCAATCGGGTAGGCCAGTATGTGCTGGCCAAGTGGCTGGATACGCCGGACTACCATGCGCATATCGCTACGATCCGGCAATACTACCGCCAACAGCGCGACACCATGATCGATGCCCTGAACCGGCATTGCCAAGAGCTGGCCGAGTGGGAGACACCGCCAGGCGGCTTGTTTATCTGGGCCCGTCTGAGGAAGCCGTTGGATACCCGAGAGATCCTGAAAACCACCATGGCCCGCAATGTCGCCTTCATGCCAGGCGAGCCCTTTTTTGCCACACCAGTGGATACAGCAGGGTGCATCCGGTTAAACTTCAGCCACGCGTCGGCAGACGCGGTTGAACAAGGCATCGCCATTATCAAAGACGCTTTACAGGACGCATTTGTCAACCTGAAAAGTTGA
- a CDS encoding SRPBCC family protein, translating to MHTDVSQEEAWAVLTDFDHMARFVPNVQESTIIEKKGEQLRVHQKGRARYGLLSFGFESVRDIELKPISEIRSKAISGNVKSMNGVTRLSQDGHGSTHITFHSVSVPGVWIPPGVGIAFIKNEISEQFQGMLTEMKRRQPPSMTEQKQAHQKFSHDFEKNS from the coding sequence ATGCATACCGACGTCAGCCAAGAAGAAGCCTGGGCCGTTTTGACCGACTTCGATCACATGGCACGCTTTGTACCCAACGTGCAGGAAAGCACCATCATCGAAAAGAAAGGCGAACAGCTACGCGTTCACCAAAAAGGACGAGCCCGATACGGCCTGCTCAGCTTCGGCTTCGAATCCGTACGGGACATCGAACTCAAACCCATCTCAGAAATCCGCTCGAAAGCAATCAGCGGCAATGTCAAATCAATGAACGGCGTCACTCGTCTTTCTCAAGATGGCCATGGCAGCACCCACATCACCTTCCATTCCGTCAGCGTCCCTGGCGTCTGGATACCACCCGGCGTCGGCATTGCTTTCATCAAAAACGAAATTTCCGAGCAATTTCAAGGCATGCTTACTGAAATGAAACGCCGCCAGCCCCCAAGCATGACCGAGCAAAAACAAGCACACCAAAAATTCTCACACGATTTTGAAAAAAACTCTTGA
- a CDS encoding putative O-glycosylation ligase, exosortase A system-associated, whose translation MRDLLLVGFILGSVPFILKRPWIGAVMWAWVSLMNPHRFTWGFAYNFQVAMIVGAATLLSLVMHLKEVKAPPRNAAMVALGIFVLWLNITLPFSFNLNEVYGMWDKVMKIMLMLFVTGMLIIEKKQIQVLIWVVALSIGLLGLKGGIFTVLQGGENRVWGPAGSFIEGNNEIGLAFIMAIPLMYYLHEQVTDKRIRWGVLVCIGSSAAAALGTHSRGALLAIAAMTFFLWLKSPRKLLNGFIILLLSPLLYFFMPDKWHDRMATIETYEEDASAMGRINAWKMAYNLASDNFFGGGFQIYDGNTFARYAPVPEDVHAAHSVYFQILGEHGFVGLFLYLLVGFLTWRLANRLIKQTDGKSDLRWISLFCRMSQVSIAGFAVGGAFLSLAYFDLTYYLLIIMSTMDRWLKMNPITTAIKLPLAAGQVGPLQTASTERRT comes from the coding sequence ATGCGTGACCTTTTACTCGTCGGTTTTATCCTGGGTTCGGTGCCCTTCATCCTCAAGCGCCCTTGGATCGGCGCTGTCATGTGGGCATGGGTGAGCCTGATGAACCCACACCGTTTCACCTGGGGGTTTGCTTACAACTTCCAGGTTGCCATGATCGTCGGTGCAGCAACATTGTTGTCGTTGGTCATGCATCTCAAAGAGGTCAAAGCCCCACCCAGAAACGCTGCCATGGTCGCACTGGGCATCTTTGTCCTGTGGCTCAACATCACCTTGCCATTTTCATTCAATTTGAATGAGGTCTATGGCATGTGGGACAAGGTGATGAAAATCATGCTGATGCTGTTCGTGACGGGCATGTTGATCATCGAGAAAAAGCAGATTCAAGTGCTGATCTGGGTGGTGGCACTCTCCATTGGTTTATTGGGTTTGAAGGGGGGGATCTTTACCGTATTGCAAGGCGGCGAGAACCGCGTGTGGGGGCCAGCGGGCTCTTTCATCGAGGGCAACAACGAAATCGGTTTGGCCTTCATCATGGCGATCCCATTGATGTATTACCTGCATGAACAAGTCACGGACAAACGTATCCGCTGGGGAGTATTGGTCTGCATTGGCAGCAGTGCCGCTGCAGCGTTGGGCACCCACTCGCGGGGTGCATTACTGGCCATTGCCGCGATGACTTTCTTCCTGTGGCTGAAAAGCCCGCGTAAGTTATTGAATGGGTTCATCATCCTGCTGCTGTCGCCATTGCTTTACTTCTTCATGCCTGACAAGTGGCATGACCGGATGGCCACGATTGAAACCTATGAGGAAGATGCTTCCGCCATGGGGCGGATCAATGCCTGGAAAATGGCGTATAACCTGGCGTCTGACAACTTCTTTGGTGGAGGTTTCCAGATCTACGACGGCAATACCTTCGCGCGTTATGCACCCGTCCCTGAAGATGTGCATGCTGCGCACAGCGTCTATTTCCAGATATTGGGCGAGCATGGCTTTGTCGGCCTGTTCCTGTACCTGCTGGTCGGCTTTCTCACTTGGCGCCTGGCCAATCGACTGATCAAACAAACCGATGGCAAATCTGACCTGCGCTGGATATCGTTGTTCTGCCGGATGAGCCAGGTCAGTATCGCTGGGTTCGCCGTGGGCGGGGCCTTTTTGAGCTTGGCCTATTTCGATCTGACTTATTATCTGTTGATCATCATGAGCACCATGGATCGCTGGCTGAAAATGAACCCGATCACCACGGCCATCAAGCTGCCATTGGCAGCCGGGCAGGTGGGCCCATTGCAGACAGCCTCAACAGAAAGGCGGACATGA
- a CDS encoding AAC(3) family N-acetyltransferase, translated as MAKLIQSLKQWVKGVLSAQHAKKREAEIKAEAPHITKTMIVEGLRAMGIVPGDVVMLHSSLKSLGYVDGGAQAVLEAVHEAVSPGGTLVVPTYYLPGGTIYNTCQMTDYVFDPREHGSNLGALPDTFLKMPGIRRSIHPTHSVSALGPQAEYIVSTHHLAPSIFGEGSPWERCLQVNAKVLGLGITMGPVTFYHLLEDMWLDRFPLPVRLPEVFKLKCRDWEGQLIEVPVTPLDPQYNPRRIDNKARADLQQFFMDDFSRVGILKPGKVGEASAWYVTAQDFYARLEWLAARGITIYAEPEQIAKPVLE; from the coding sequence GTGGCTAAACTGATCCAATCGCTGAAACAGTGGGTGAAAGGCGTGCTGTCCGCCCAGCATGCCAAAAAGCGCGAAGCCGAGATCAAGGCCGAGGCCCCACACATCACCAAGACCATGATTGTTGAGGGATTGCGGGCGATGGGCATCGTGCCGGGGGATGTGGTGATGCTGCATTCCTCGCTCAAAAGTCTGGGTTATGTGGATGGTGGTGCGCAAGCTGTGCTGGAGGCGGTGCATGAGGCGGTCAGCCCAGGCGGCACCTTGGTGGTGCCTACTTACTATCTGCCCGGCGGGACGATCTACAACACCTGTCAGATGACTGATTATGTGTTTGACCCACGGGAGCATGGCTCCAACCTGGGGGCCTTGCCAGACACCTTCCTGAAGATGCCGGGCATTCGCCGCAGCATCCACCCGACCCATTCGGTATCCGCCCTGGGCCCGCAGGCGGAATACATCGTCAGCACCCATCATCTTGCACCGTCCATCTTTGGTGAGGGGTCGCCATGGGAACGTTGCCTGCAGGTGAATGCCAAGGTGCTCGGGCTGGGTATCACCATGGGGCCGGTCACTTTCTACCATCTGCTGGAAGACATGTGGCTGGACCGCTTTCCCTTGCCGGTGCGCCTGCCTGAGGTCTTCAAGCTGAAATGCCGGGACTGGGAAGGCCAACTGATCGAGGTGCCCGTCACGCCGCTCGATCCGCAATACAACCCGCGTCGGATCGACAACAAAGCGCGGGCGGATCTGCAGCAGTTTTTCATGGATGACTTCAGTCGAGTGGGTATTTTGAAGCCTGGTAAGGTGGGCGAGGCCAGTGCCTGGTATGTGACGGCACAGGATTTCTATGCCCGCCTGGAATGGCTGGCGGCACGTGGCATCACCATCTACGCCGAGCCAGAACAGATCGCCAAACCGGTTCTGGAATGA
- a CDS encoding polysaccharide deacetylase family protein codes for MMTGMLTRLIGGRGLKQGLNILIYHRVLDTQDPLFPGELTRQQFEWHLRCLAREFNVLPLTEAIERLQKNSLPTAAVAITFDDGYADNYTVALPMLQRHGLPATVFVASGYLDGGMMWNERVIHCIRTAPDGEIDLQALNLGAHQVSTPASRTTTIRHLLGKLKYLDWQTREDQVNALVAHLGVTLPTDQMMTSMQLRAMAASGIEIGGHTRLHPILATLSREQARQEMVDGRDELTALIGYQPRLFAYPNGKPRQDYHAEHAELARELGFTAAVSTAWGCARSNSPVFQLPRFTPWDQSPFKFQLRLARSFRSQTHDVV; via the coding sequence ATGATGACTGGTATGCTGACCCGCTTGATTGGTGGTCGTGGTCTCAAGCAAGGGCTGAATATTCTGATCTACCACCGCGTGCTGGATACGCAAGATCCTTTGTTTCCCGGTGAGCTGACCCGGCAGCAGTTTGAGTGGCATCTGCGTTGCCTGGCGCGGGAATTCAACGTATTGCCGCTCACAGAGGCCATCGAGCGCCTGCAAAAGAACAGCCTACCCACTGCCGCCGTCGCCATCACCTTCGACGACGGCTATGCGGACAACTACACCGTTGCCCTGCCGATGCTGCAACGGCACGGCTTGCCCGCGACTGTCTTTGTCGCCAGCGGCTATCTGGATGGTGGCATGATGTGGAATGAACGTGTCATCCACTGCATTCGTACCGCACCTGACGGCGAGATCGATCTACAGGCGCTCAATCTCGGCGCCCACCAGGTCAGCACGCCCGCCAGTCGTACCACCACCATCCGGCACCTGCTCGGCAAACTCAAATACCTTGATTGGCAGACCCGGGAAGATCAGGTCAATGCCCTGGTTGCCCACCTGGGCGTGACATTGCCAACCGACCAGATGATGACTTCCATGCAGCTGCGGGCCATGGCGGCATCAGGTATCGAGATCGGCGGCCATACCCGCCTGCACCCGATCCTGGCCACCCTGAGCCGTGAACAGGCCCGGCAGGAGATGGTCGATGGCCGTGATGAGCTCACCGCCCTGATCGGCTACCAGCCCAGGCTGTTTGCCTACCCCAACGGCAAGCCACGCCAGGACTATCATGCCGAGCACGCTGAGCTGGCTCGCGAGCTTGGCTTCACCGCCGCTGTCTCTACCGCCTGGGGCTGCGCCCGCAGCAACAGCCCTGTATTCCAGCTCCCCCGGTTCACACCTTGGGATCAATCACCATTCAAGTTCCAGCTACGCCTGGCCAGGAGTTTTCGTAGCCAGACACATGACGTGGTATGA
- a CDS encoding acyltransferase family protein has translation MSTTHAPLQPATRINVVEAARGLCAGYVVLAHVFQILGYKYSLLGAAPLLVDLASGYPHEAVLFFFLLSGFSIHYASMDRPLNHTAGVWHYLYLRLRRVYPIFLVAVAGIFGLYGLGLMLGVPHYQQIWQTLRWQDVLATVTFVADRVTACGRIATVLPTNPPFWSLSYEMFYYLLYPAFWWVSQRRSIWAMVWLGAGISVAAVVIGAWQCGHGSNVLGLYYVWCLGALVAEYKRRGLILPIPRPIVYVLPYLAMLVVWLIAQSRLVAFETPFWVTAFFVVLAYPVSQARSQLLSGWRKAMVLAVILGGWLAVVGLTQFKSVADNMLVFHQRLVLFSLIWLGLVISDGQPWRASFTRWLIERLYGLGGISYALYLIHYPALVWMREWTLHQGLAIHWGLTVIPLVLLAAWWLERWLQPRLVPWLDKAFKVLPTQKAAAAT, from the coding sequence ATGTCAACCACGCACGCACCCCTGCAACCGGCCACCCGCATCAATGTGGTGGAAGCGGCACGGGGGCTGTGCGCTGGCTATGTGGTGCTGGCTCATGTGTTTCAAATCCTGGGCTATAAATACTCGCTGTTGGGGGCAGCGCCCTTGCTGGTGGACCTGGCTTCGGGCTACCCACACGAGGCGGTGCTGTTCTTCTTCCTGCTGTCGGGCTTCAGTATCCACTATGCCAGCATGGATCGTCCGCTGAATCACACGGCAGGTGTCTGGCACTATCTCTACCTACGCTTGCGCCGGGTCTATCCGATTTTTCTGGTTGCCGTGGCGGGCATTTTTGGTCTGTATGGCTTGGGCCTGATGCTGGGAGTGCCGCATTATCAGCAGATCTGGCAGACACTGCGCTGGCAGGATGTGCTGGCCACTGTGACATTTGTGGCGGATCGTGTTACCGCTTGTGGCCGAATCGCAACCGTGTTGCCAACCAATCCCCCATTCTGGTCGCTATCGTATGAGATGTTCTATTACCTGCTGTACCCCGCCTTCTGGTGGGTGTCGCAGCGGCGCTCCATCTGGGCCATGGTCTGGCTGGGGGCCGGTATCAGTGTGGCGGCGGTAGTGATCGGGGCCTGGCAATGTGGGCATGGGTCGAATGTATTGGGCCTGTACTATGTGTGGTGTCTGGGCGCGTTGGTGGCGGAATACAAACGGCGCGGGCTCATCCTGCCCATCCCTCGTCCGATTGTATATGTGCTGCCCTATCTGGCCATGCTGGTCGTATGGTTGATTGCGCAATCACGGTTGGTGGCCTTCGAAACTCCCTTTTGGGTGACCGCTTTCTTTGTGGTGCTGGCCTACCCGGTTTCGCAGGCCCGATCCCAGCTGTTGTCAGGTTGGCGCAAAGCCATGGTTTTGGCCGTCATCCTGGGGGGATGGTTGGCGGTGGTGGGCCTGACGCAGTTCAAATCTGTCGCTGATAACATGCTAGTGTTTCATCAACGACTGGTGTTGTTCTCGTTGATCTGGCTAGGGTTGGTCATCAGCGATGGTCAGCCTTGGCGGGCTTCGTTCACTCGTTGGCTGATAGAGCGATTGTATGGTTTGGGCGGTATCTCCTATGCCTTGTATCTGATCCATTACCCCGCCCTGGTCTGGATGCGGGAGTGGACGCTCCATCAAGGCTTGGCTATTCATTGGGGGCTGACAGTGATTCCGCTGGTGCTGCTGGCGGCTTGGTGGTTGGAGCGCTGGCTGCAACCACGGCTGGTGCCCTGGTTGGACAAGGCATTCAAGGTATTGCCCACGCAGAAAGCTGCGGCAGCCACGTGA
- a CDS encoding DUF2188 domain-containing protein — MGGKNQWVVPINGGDQWGVRGEGNDRLTSIHDTQQQAIDRARDIAINQQSEMLIQGRNGQIRERNSYGDDPFPPKG; from the coding sequence ATGGGCGGAAAGAACCAATGGGTCGTACCCATCAACGGCGGTGATCAGTGGGGTGTGCGGGGAGAAGGCAACGACCGTCTCACCTCCATCCATGACACGCAGCAACAGGCGATTGACCGTGCGCGGGACATCGCCATCAACCAGCAGAGCGAGATGCTCATCCAAGGGCGGAACGGCCAGATCCGTGAGCGCAACAGCTACGGTGACGATCCGTTCCCGCCCAAGGGTTGA
- a CDS encoding helix-turn-helix domain-containing protein, which translates to MASAFGARLRRLREAKKLTLQQVADEVGCTKAYIWELEMKDGQRPSAERVQALARVLGVTMEDIMGEPIEQVPQASPEDVAFFREYAGMTDEEKDRYRQALKIMFPDKN; encoded by the coding sequence ATGGCTTCAGCGTTCGGAGCACGCCTGCGACGCTTACGCGAGGCGAAGAAATTGACCTTGCAACAGGTCGCCGACGAAGTCGGCTGTACCAAGGCGTATATATGGGAACTGGAAATGAAGGACGGCCAGCGTCCATCCGCTGAACGGGTCCAGGCCTTGGCCAGGGTGCTGGGCGTGACGATGGAGGACATCATGGGCGAGCCCATTGAACAGGTTCCTCAGGCCAGTCCAGAAGATGTGGCCTTCTTCCGCGAGTACGCTGGAATGACGGACGAGGAGAAGGATCGTTACCGTCAGGCACTCAAAATCATGTTCCCCGACAAGAACTAA
- a CDS encoding primosomal protein N', translating to MTIARIALDVPLAGPFDYLAPQLTQEDVGRRVVVPFGPRKMVGIVLDITPHSDYDPAKLKPIKLVHADMPPLAADVLATCQFCSDYYHHPLGQVIFTGLPGRLRQIEAFTRPAGSHWCLTEQGAHALPSAITPRARAQAKLLVALQANPLGADQAQHISANAPAILRKWAANGWVQRMTPARSPYPHAPASPSLTDEQRAAIDLAQSHAGFQVMLLHGVTGSGKTEVYLQLIAKALAQSRQALILVPEINLTPQLTLRFSERFPERRIVSLHSGLADGERADNWLAAQSGEADIILGTRLAVFTPIPRLGLIVVDEEHDGSFKQQEGLRYSARDVAIYRAHVRDVPIILGSATPSLETYHNAQTGRYRYAKLSRRAVQSARLPTIQTIDTSRLLLQDGLSDPLVNALHARLQAGEQSLVFINRRGYSPVLFCGECGWIAGCKRCSARLVVHLRARQLRCHLCGHEEPIVSACPDCGNQDIRPLGVGTQRIEAALADRLPEARIIRVDRDVTRRKEAFTDILSDIHQGKADILIGTQMLAKGHDFPNLSLVCVLNADSGLYSADFRATEKLFALLLQVSGRAGRAEIPGEVLIQTQFPNHPLLHALITHDFDSYARRLLTERQQAQFPPFVYQAILRAEAPDIDQAIAFLDRAKALAEQLDSPVTLFDPVPSPLSRLAGLERAQLLVQHPSRNILQTLLKHWLPHLHALSDRQIRWIIDIDPQDL from the coding sequence ATGACCATCGCCCGAATTGCTCTGGATGTCCCATTGGCTGGCCCTTTCGACTATCTGGCCCCCCAGCTGACCCAGGAGGATGTGGGCCGACGGGTCGTTGTGCCTTTCGGGCCCCGAAAAATGGTGGGTATTGTGCTGGACATCACCCCGCATAGTGATTACGATCCGGCCAAGCTCAAACCAATCAAGCTGGTGCATGCAGATATGCCGCCGCTTGCTGCCGATGTCTTGGCCACCTGCCAGTTCTGCTCAGATTATTATCACCACCCATTGGGCCAAGTCATTTTCACTGGCTTGCCTGGTCGCCTGCGGCAAATCGAGGCCTTTACCCGCCCTGCGGGCTCCCACTGGTGCCTCACTGAGCAGGGGGCGCATGCGCTGCCTTCGGCCATCACGCCGCGCGCCCGGGCGCAGGCCAAGCTGTTGGTAGCATTACAAGCCAACCCATTGGGTGCGGACCAAGCCCAGCATATCTCTGCCAATGCTCCGGCGATCTTGCGCAAATGGGCTGCAAACGGCTGGGTGCAGCGAATGACACCGGCCAGATCACCTTACCCCCATGCCCCAGCAAGCCCGTCCCTGACAGATGAGCAGCGCGCAGCGATTGATCTGGCCCAGTCACATGCTGGATTTCAAGTCATGTTGCTACATGGCGTAACCGGCAGCGGCAAAACAGAAGTCTACCTGCAGCTGATTGCCAAAGCGTTGGCTCAAAGTCGGCAGGCCCTGATTCTGGTGCCGGAGATCAATCTTACCCCGCAGCTGACCTTGCGCTTCAGTGAGCGATTCCCTGAGCGACGGATCGTCAGTCTGCATAGTGGCCTGGCTGATGGCGAACGGGCCGACAACTGGCTCGCGGCGCAATCGGGGGAAGCGGATATCATCCTAGGCACCAGGCTGGCGGTATTCACCCCCATTCCCAGGCTGGGCCTCATTGTCGTCGATGAAGAGCATGACGGCTCCTTCAAGCAGCAGGAGGGCTTGCGCTACTCAGCCCGCGATGTTGCCATCTATCGTGCGCATGTGCGGGACGTGCCAATCATCCTTGGCTCGGCTACTCCCTCGCTCGAAACCTATCACAACGCTCAGACAGGTCGGTACCGATATGCCAAGCTCAGCCGACGCGCTGTACAGTCCGCCCGGCTCCCCACCATCCAAACCATCGATACCAGCCGACTGCTTTTGCAGGACGGGCTGTCCGATCCATTGGTCAATGCGCTGCACGCCAGACTGCAAGCCGGCGAACAGAGCTTGGTATTCATCAATCGGCGCGGATACTCACCTGTACTATTCTGTGGGGAATGTGGCTGGATCGCAGGCTGCAAGCGCTGCTCTGCCCGATTGGTCGTCCACCTGCGTGCGCGCCAATTGCGATGCCACCTCTGCGGGCATGAAGAGCCCATCGTCAGCGCCTGCCCAGACTGCGGCAATCAGGACATCCGCCCGCTTGGCGTGGGCACGCAGCGCATCGAGGCCGCGCTGGCCGACCGGTTGCCCGAAGCCCGCATCATCCGGGTCGATCGAGATGTCACCCGCCGGAAAGAAGCCTTCACAGATATCCTGTCCGATATTCATCAAGGCAAGGCCGATATCCTGATCGGTACCCAGATGCTGGCAAAAGGCCATGATTTCCCGAATCTCTCTCTGGTATGCGTGCTGAATGCCGATAGCGGGTTATACAGCGCCGATTTTCGCGCCACAGAAAAACTGTTTGCACTCTTGTTGCAAGTGTCAGGCCGCGCCGGTCGCGCTGAGATTCCCGGGGAGGTCTTGATCCAGACACAATTTCCCAATCACCCGTTACTGCATGCATTGATCACCCACGACTTTGACAGCTACGCCAGGCGCCTACTGACGGAGCGCCAACAAGCGCAATTCCCGCCCTTCGTCTATCAAGCCATACTTCGCGCCGAAGCCCCCGACATCGATCAAGCCATCGCCTTTCTCGACCGTGCCAAAGCCCTGGCCGAGCAACTTGACTCCCCCGTCACCTTGTTCGACCCCGTGCCATCACCATTGTCCAGGCTGGCAGGGCTCGAACGCGCCCAGCTGTTGGTGCAACACCCATCCAGAAACATCCTGCAGACCCTGCTGAAGCACTGGCTCCCCCATCTGCACGCCTTGAGCGACCGCCAGATCCGCTGGATTATCGACATCGACCCACAAGACCTGTGA